A genomic window from Salvia miltiorrhiza cultivar Shanhuang (shh) chromosome 5, IMPLAD_Smil_shh, whole genome shotgun sequence includes:
- the LOC130986024 gene encoding auxin-responsive protein SAUR71-like: MKKLMRRLSKVGDSSQYCLLRSQSRGESLRKRSYGGVPEGHLPVYVGEEMERFVVSAELLNHPIFVMLLNKSAQEYGYEQKGVLRIPCHVFIFERVLEALRIGVADAIDAQELLNSLTDEL, encoded by the coding sequence ATGAAGAAGCTCATGAGAAGATTATCCAAAGTCGGCGACTCGTCGCAGTACTGCCTGCTGAGATCCCAATCGAGGGGCGAGTCGCTGCGGAAGCGCTCCTACGGCGGCGTTCCGGAGGGGCACCTGCCGGTCTACGTCGGCGAGGAGATGGAGCGCTTCGTCGTGAGCGCCGAGTTGTTGAACCACCCGATCTTCGTGATGCTGCTCAATAAATCGGCGCAGGAATACGGATACGAGCAGAAAGGCGTGCTGCGGATCCCCTGCCACGTGTTCATCTTCGAGCGCGTGCTCGAGGCTCTCCGCATAGGTGTCGCCGACGCGATCGACGCGCAGGAGCTGCTCAATTCGCTCACCGATGAGTTGTAG